GCGGAGCGCCCTCCGGGTAGATCGAGACGTGCACGCGCGCCACGCGCATGTCCGGTGTCAGCGAGACGAACGTCACGGTCAGGAGCGCGCCGTGGATGTCCGCGCTCGCGGTGATCCACCGCGCGATCTCGTCGCGGATGAGATCGGCGACTTTCTGGACGCGAATGGTCGGCATCGATGACTCGTGGGCGGCCGTGAGGCCGGTTCAGAGGAACTGAATGTCGTGGCTGACGATGTGGCCCGGCAGCGACGCCTCGATCTCGTTCAAGATCGTCTGGAAGGTCGCGTCGAGGGGCTTCTGCGAGGACGCCACCGCCGCGATTGCGATCGCCGCCCGCTGCCAGAGATCCTGGTGCCCGACCTCCGCGATCGAGACGTTGTGCCGGTTGCGGAGTCGCGCGACGACGCTTTTCACCACCTGGCGCTTGTCTTTGAGGGATCGGGCGGCCGGGATGAAGAGCTCGATGGTGCAGACCCCGACGGTCACGGCGGGCTCGCCATTCCGGCCGTCAGGTCACGAGCTCCTTGGGCGCCACTTTCTCGACCTTGTACGCCTCGATGATGTCGCCGACCTTCACGTCGCTGAAGTTGCTGATCGCCATGCCGCACTCGTACCCGCTCTTGACCTCGCCGACGTCCTCCTTGAAACGACGAAGGGAGGAAATCTTCCCCTGGTAGACGACGACGTTGTCCCGCAGGATCCGGGCGTCCGCGTTCCGCACGATGCGGCCGTCGAGGACGAACGATCCCGCGATGATGCCGACCTTGGGCACCTTGAAGGTGTTGCGCACCTCGGCGCGGCCGAGCTGAACCTCCTGAAAGGTCGGCTCGAGCATCCCTTCCATCGCGCGCTTGATCTCGTCGGCGATCTCGTAGATGACTGTGTGAAGCCGGAGGTCGACTCCCTCGGTGTCGGCCAGCGCGCGAGCGCCCGGATCGGGGCGCACGTTGAAGCCGACGACGAT
This window of the Acidobacteriota bacterium genome carries:
- a CDS encoding DUF503 domain-containing protein produces the protein MTVGVCTIELFIPAARSLKDKRQVVKSVVARLRNRHNVSIAEVGHQDLWQRAAIAIAAVASSQKPLDATFQTILNEIEASLPGHIVSHDIQFL